One Siniperca chuatsi isolate FFG_IHB_CAS linkage group LG5, ASM2008510v1, whole genome shotgun sequence DNA window includes the following coding sequences:
- the LOC122876678 gene encoding coiled-coil domain-containing protein 173-like, which translates to MAPPEEAVLSRADWERIQSSLNQPEAKVYTRQHVIESNALNLIFRTEDKLLKTRCRKLQATKKLEQQAKEAHLNMLAAEEVELKKQDWQQAVDEANIKRFHQNDWVRKYNSALLTTYVQKENEAVMEFNREKQRTAEERTRQYEEEMRSRENKALRQEQDKARQRQLYNQAVADHHIEQMKANKQLREEERQQEKEERDRLRGLDELHAQELRHQAEIKAESKKSCLKYHLEAISSADLNREREAQKLKTEEEERKRVRLDIEGKQKQRKNDQAAKFRKHQILKEIVTDKLAVRMKEQAASTTLREEAKLSKEVAEQDAQVAKQQKDKEEKRAAMLRSISAYRETKIQEKKQKENAEQQSNLDWFQARKQSDRLFLEEEKQKAKRARENKIKCRVANVTLMAENRAILDRLKKEEQNAAEKNAEQIAEWDKQLQQYVQCELHEAADSRRNVTHLLAASTGVIFDGEEPVYYCKNADEKMPRFATDQTCFKKWDLERNKLQLVYKEAGKVDQKPTHPPPISNTIKLKSTDTLASKEKTGGRGPTVAVEGSHYLSKNTGDSFPRFATERSRSTKQYLKQNKLQLTYKENSRIDQQPTHLPPISTKEAPAGRRCPPARCGGFPLLF; encoded by the coding sequence atggCTCCACCAGAAGAAGCCGTTTTGTCCAGGGCTGACTGGGAAAGAATCCAGTCTTCATTAAACCAGCCCGAGGCCAAAGTGTACACCAGGCAGCATGTGATAGAGAGCAATGCTCTGAATCTGATTTTCAGAACGGAGGATAAACTCCTGAAAACCCGATGCAGAAAGCTGCAGGCAACAAAAAAACTTGAGCAGCAGGCAAAGGAGGCACATTTGAATATGCTTGCTGCAGAGGAGGTGGAATTGAAGAAACAGGACTGGCAGCAAGCGGTTGACGAAGCCAATATTAAGAGGTTTCACCAGAATGACTGGGTCCGTAAATACAACAGTGCACTCCTAACGACATATGTGCAGAAGGAAAATGAGGCAGTGATGGAATTTAACCGAGAAAAACAGAGAACTGCTGAAGAACGAACAAGACAGTATGAagaagagatgaggagcagagagaaCAAAGCTCTGAGACAAGAGCAGGACAAAGCTCGTCAGAGACAGCTTTACAACCAGGCTGTGGCAGACCATCACATTGAGCAAATGAAGGCAAACAAACagctgagagaggaagaaagacagcaggagaaggaagagagagatagacTACGGGGCCTTGATGAATTGCATGCACAGGAGCTAAGACATCAGGCAGAAATAAAAGCGGAGTCAAAGAAAAGCTGTTTGAAATATCACCTGGAGGCTATCTCCAGTGCAGACCTCAACAGAGAAAGGGAGGCACAGAAACTGAAAacggaggaggaagaaagaaaacgTGTTCGGCTTGACATAGAAGGAAAgcagaagcaaagaaaaaatgacCAAGCAGCAAAGTTCAGAAAGCACCAGATACTAAAAGAAATTGTGACAGACAAATTGGCAGTCAGAATGAAGGAGCAGGCTGCCTCTACAACACTGAGGGAGGAGGCGAAATTGTCTAAGGAAGTGGCTGAACAAGATGCTCAAGTGGCAAAGCAGCAgaaggacaaggaggagaagagggctGCAATGCTCAGGAGTATTTCTGcttacagagaaacaaaaatacaggAGAAAAAGCAGAAGGAGAATGCAGAGCAACAGAGCAACCTGGACTGGTTTCAGGCCCGGAAACAATCTGACAGGTTGTTtcttgaagaagaaaaacaaaaggctaAGAGGgccagagaaaataaaatcaagtgtCGAGTCGCCAATGTCACCCTGATGGCTGAAAATCGTGCTATCCTTGATCGGCTGAAAAAGGAGGAACAGAACGCTGCAGAGAAGAATGCAGAACAGATAGCTGAGTGGGATAAACAACTCCAGCAGTATGTTCAGTGTGAACTTCACGAGGCTGCAGACAGTCGACGAAATGTTACACATCTTTTGGCTGCAAGCACAGGTGTCATTTTTGATGGGGAGGAGCCTGTCTACTATTGTAAAAATGCCGATGAAAAAATGCCCAGATTTGCCACTGACCAGACCTGTTTTAAGAAATGGGATCTGGAACGCAACAAGCTGCAGCTTGTCTACAAAGAGGCAGGTAAGGTAGATCAGAAGCCGACCCACCCCCCACCGATTTCTAACACAATCAAGCTAAAATCTACAGACACTTTAGCGTCAAAGGAGAAAACTGGAGGACGTGGCCCTACTGTTGCTGTGGAGGGGTCCCACTACCTCTCCAAAAATACAGGTGATTCATTTCCCAGATTTGCCACTGAAAGATCCCGGTCCACCAAGCAGTATTTGAAACAGAACAAGCTGCAGCTAACTTACAAAGAGAACAGTAGGATCGATCAGCAGCCGACCCACCTCCCACCCATTTCCACAAAAGAAGCACCAGCAGGACGACGCTGCCCTCCTGCTCGTTGTGGAGGATTCCCACTACTGTTCTAA
- the LOC122876677 gene encoding zinc finger CCCH domain-containing protein 13-like codes for MAPPEEAAVLSRADWERIQSSLNQPEAKVYTRQHVIESNALNLIFRTEDKLLKARCRKLQATKKLEQQAKEAHLNMLAAEEVELKKQDWQQAVDEANIKRFHQNDWVRKYNSGLLTTHVQKENEAVMKYNREKQRTAEERKRQYEEEMRSRENKALRQEQDKARQRQLYNQAVADHHIEQMKANKQLREEERQQEKEERDRLRGLDELHAQELRHQAEIKAESKKSCLKYHLEAISSADLNREREAQKLKTEEEERKRVRLDIEGKQKQRKNDQAAKFRVSNVTLKTENRAILDQLKKEEQDAAEKNAEQIGDRDKQLQQYVQCELHEAADSRRNVPHLLAASTGVIFDGEEPVYYCKNADEKMPRFATDQTCFKKRDLERINMVDLPPLSRAAKLKSKDALAVKEVVAGQRSSTVGVEGSQYRSKDTSESSASMCTAQTQSMKKYLDRNKLQLSHEETSEVDLKPSCPPSISNKDKLRSKDTLAYRKATTGQYSPAAEVEGSHCRAKGRGESLLRLGTDQTRSTKQYLKLNKLQLVYEEAGKVDQKLTHLPPISNTIKLKSTDTLASKEKTGGRGPTVAVEGSHYLSKNTGYLFPRFATERSRSTKQYLKQNKLQLTYKENSRIDQQPTHLPPISTKEAPAGRRCPPARCGGFPLLF; via the coding sequence atggCTCCACCAGAAGAAGCCGCCGTTTTGTCCAGGGCTGACTGGGAAAGAATCCAGTCTTCATTAAACCAGCCCGAGGCCAAAGTGTACACCAGGCAGCATGTGATAGAGAGCAATGCTCTGAATCTGATTTTCAGAACGGAGGATAAACTCCTGAAAGCCCGATGCAGAAAGCTGCAGGCAACAAAAAAACTTGAGCAGCAGGCAAAGGAGGCACATTTGAATATGCTTGCTGCAGAGGAGGTGGAATTGAAGAAACAGGACTGGCAGCAAGCGGTTGACGAAGCCAATATTAAGAGGTTTCACCAGAATGACTGGGTCCGTAAATACAACAGTGGACTCCTAACGACACATGTGCAGAAGGAAAATGAGGCAGTGATGAAATATAACCGAGAAAAACAGAGAACTGCTGAAGAACGAAAAAGACAGTATGAagaagagatgaggagcagagagaaCAAAGCTCTGAGACAAGAGCAGGACAAAGCTCGTCAGAGACAGCTTTACAACCAGGCTGTGGCAGACCATCACATTGAGCAAATGAAGGCAAACAAACagctgagagaggaagaaagacagcaggagaaggaagagagagatagacTACGGGGCCTTGATGAATTGCATGCACAGGAGCTAAGACATCAGGCAGAAATAAAAGCGGAGTCAAAGAAAAGCTGTTTGAAATATCACCTGGAGGCTATCTCCAGTGCAGACCTCAACAGAGAAAGGGAGGCACAGAAACTGAAAacggaggaggaagaaagaaaacgTGTTCGGCTTGACATAGAAGGAAAgcagaagcaaagaaaaaatgacCAAGCAGCAAAGTTCAGAGTCTCCAATGTCACCCTGAAGACTGAAAATCGTGCTATTCTTGATCAGCTGAAAAAGGAGGAACAGGACGCTGCAGAGAAGAATGCAGAACAGATAGGTGACAGGGATAAACAACTCCAGCAGTATGTTCAGTGTGAACTTCACGAGGCTGCAGACAGTCGACgaaatgttccacatcttttGGCTGCAAGCACAGGTGTCATTTTTGATGGGGAGGAGCCTGTCTACTATTGTAAAAATGCCGATGAAAAAATGCCCAGATTTGCCACTGACCAGACCTGTTTTAAGAAACGGGATCTGGAACGCATCAACATGGTTGATCTGCCACCACTTTCCAGAGCAGCAAAGTTAAAGTCAAAAGACGCTTTAGCTGTAAAGGAAGTAGTTGCAGGACAGCGTAGTTCCACTGTTGGTGTTGAGGGGTCCCAGTACCGTTCAAAAGATACAAGTGAATCATCGGCCAGTATGTGCACTGCTCAAACCCAATCCATGAAAAAGTATTTGGATCGCAACAAGCTGCAACTGAGCCACGAGGAAACCAGTGAGGTTGATCTGAAGCCCAGCTGCCCCCCATCCATTTCCAATAAAGACAAATTAAGATCTAAAGACACTTTAGCTTACAGGAAAGCAACTACAGGACAGTATTCCCCCGCTGCTGAGGTGGAGGGGTCCCACTGCCGTGCTAAAGGTAGGGGGGAATCTTTGCTCAGATTAGGCACTGATCAAACCCGGTCCACCAAGCAGTACTTGAAACTCAACAAGCTGCAGCTTGTCTACGAAGAGGCAGGTAAGGTAGATCAGAAGCTGACCCACCTCCCACCGATTTCTAACACAATCAAGCTAAAGTCTACAGACACTTTAGCGTCAAAGGAGAAAACTGGAGGACGTGGCCCTACTGTTGCTGTGGAGGGGTCCCACTACCTCTCCAAAAATACAGGTTATTTATTTCCCAGATTTGCCACTGAAAGATCCCGGTCCACCAAGCAGTATTTGAAACAGAACAAGCTGCAGCTAACTTACAAAGAGAACAGTAGGATCGATCAGCAGCCGACCCACCTCCCACCCATTTCCACAAAAGAAGCACCAGCAGGACGACGCTGCCCTCCTGCTCGTTGTGGAGGATTCCCACTACTGTTCTAA